The genomic stretch GAAAATTGTAGTTTTTTAGCTTGTTGCTCAAATTGATTAAGCAAATTTAGGGTTTTTTCACGGAATTGCTGCGCATCTGCTGGCACATATTGATTTCGAATTAAAAAAATCAAATAAAAGCCATCATGCAATAAATCAATAAGATTAATTGCCTGTAGTTTTGCCTGCGACTGGCTATTGTTATTTCCACCTGTCCCGATTTGCCCATCGTCAAATAAAGAAGGAGCGCCTGTAGATTGTGACATTTTTCTCTCCTTTACCGTTAAGCGTTCATGACCGCAATCAATTCAATACTGATATCTTGGAAACCAGCTGGAACATAAATACAGATCGTCTCTGAATCTAGCATGCGCTGATATAGCTCGTGATGCGGTTCAATTTCAAAATAACTCACACCAGAACGTACCGGTATTGCCGTTGGAACCTGAATCAAATGATGTAATGGAATTGCAGGTAATGCAGCAACTACACGTTGCTCTACATCCAAAGTGCTACCAATCTTGAATCGTAAAGGTACGATCTGGATCAACTCATGGGTCTGCATAGCACTACTTGATACAGCAATATAAAGTCGAGTGTCTCGAGTAATCTTATCGGTTTCAAGACTTCCCACCCAATATGAAGGTCGGATCTCTTTAAGCGCAATACTGATATAACGACTTGAAATAATCGTATCGAGTAAATCACGCAGAATCGTGTCTAACTGAGTAAAACTTTCTTGTAAATTATGATGTTTATAAGCAGGCAACTGATCGACATCATAGGCTGTCGAGAAAGTTAATAATGAACCTGCTAAACGCAATAATTCGAAAAACAACCGTTCTGGATGGATTTGTGGATATTGCACAAAGTGATTTAAACCGGCATGAGCTGTATTTAAGGCATTCACTAACCAGAAAGAAACAATATCACCTGAACGGAATTCAATTAATTTCTGTTCATTTTCTCGGTTATTGGTTTGAATCGTCTTAATTTTTGCCTTAATAACATTCAGTGTTCTTTTTAAGTTTGAAATGAGTGTTTCAGAGGCATCCACGTGCAAAATTGGTGGAATAAACTTTCGGTCAATTTCAAAAGCACCAGAGCTTTGGCGCTTAATTTTTCCAATCGGCAGATATAAGAAACCATCTAAATTATGGTCTGGATTACTATGAACATCTAATAATTTAAAAACAGCACGGCGGCGTAGCAAACTAATATCGGCTTCGGTAGCATTC from Acinetobacter pittii encodes the following:
- the tssK gene encoding type VI secretion system baseplate subunit TssK, whose amino-acid sequence is MFKAEKVLWGEGLFLRPQHFQIQDTYHEQRLNHTVRAVVPFSYGIQKLSFDEAQLSTHILALESVEMIWQDGEIYQAPAYDLLPEPILLDDLNLRGEMLIYLALPLLQANKQNLIDQNQSQKGRYQSHLVETHDLFTNATEADISLLRRRAVFKLLDVHSNPDHNLDGFLYLPIGKIKRQSSGAFEIDRKFIPPILHVDASETLISNLKRTLNVIKAKIKTIQTNNRENEQKLIEFRSGDIVSFWLVNALNTAHAGLNHFVQYPQIHPERLFFELLRLAGSLLTFSTAYDVDQLPAYKHHNLQESFTQLDTILRDLLDTIISSRYISIALKEIRPSYWVGSLETDKITRDTRLYIAVSSSAMQTHELIQIVPLRFKIGSTLDVEQRVVAALPAIPLHHLIQVPTAIPVRSGVSYFEIEPHHELYQRMLDSETICIYVPAGFQDISIELIAVMNA